CAACGTCATCTTTCTTAAGTGACCTAATATTTactaaataatattaatttgcCACACTTTctgtgcgaaaaaaaactttaatatgtatattttgtaatttattgctACCTATTAATAAAGTTTTGACAACACGAAGAAACAacataacataaaaacataatgtGACTAAATTGTACATCTCATTTCATCAATTAATCAATCAATATTTTCAGCAAAACGACCAACACAAATAATTGTACATACTTGGACAGTAAATGTGTTGCACTAGTGCCTTCTAATGAATTAAGCGTAAAAGTAAATGTTATTCGAAATGAACAATTACCCGTTTTTTTACGTAAATGGTAATGAACTGGATCGAACTCCTTTTCAAATACCAGCACGTTGAATTCTTTCCAATGTTTCAACACTATAACAAAATCACTGCTTTGGGTACTGTTCTCCTCATGAATTTTGACCCAAATGAACAAGGTTTGTCGACGATATTGTTGCAGGATCCAAAAGAAAGGGTTTTCATTATTTGACAAACAACTATTCCAAAAAAATGCACGAGATTGTAATAATTGTGGCATTGAAGAAGCAAACGTCGGAACCAGCTCATCTGCTATCGTGACATTTAAACAGTAGAACTTAACCTCTAGCTTACTGCCACTCGTTCCATCGTATGCGCGTAATAACTTAAAGATTCCAGAAGCATTGTGAATAGAATCGTAAGAGGTGAACTGATCGCCATCGAGGTAAATATATTTTGACGAATTGCCGATATTGGATGATATTTTCCCGGTGATTAAATGGCAGGATTCAATAGCAAATTCCGAACTGATGGACGATATGGTACCGAACACGATGATGATAAGAAGTATGAAATCCATCTGCCTAAGTGTTTCACCCATTTCCGAAGAGTTCGATATTGGACACTTGTCAATGACACACTGAACTGATTGATTCTTAGTTCGTTGGCtttataaatgtttgaaaCAGACAGACAGAAACTTCTCAGACATTCTGTCCTACTTTCCCACACAGTTCTGTTGATGAGGGATACGTAATCAGTTATGATCATTATTAAGAAATCTATGTTAATGGATTAGCAAAAGTTATTCTTATAGTTTGTTTAACTACAAAAAAGTTAGAACGAATGCATAAATTCAAATGTAGCAGATAATATCTAATACTAGTGATACTAGTGTTAATACTAGTGAATACTAGTCTTGTGCTTAATGAATCTTCTGAatagagtcattcatatgaatcttcagtgaagaatcATTCAATTCATGAGTCGACTTCcaacagattcatgaatcctaaaagattcatgaatgcccgaagattcatgaattctcgaagattcatgaatccttaaagattcatgaatcctcaaagattcatgaatcctcaaagattcatgaatctccgaagattcatgaatccttgaaGATCCATGAGTCCTCGACGATTTATGAATCCTTAAAAATTCATGATTTTGCGTATTCTTTACGCATAttgacttcttcttcttcttgttcggttagaacggcctggccgtatcaaggcttattttaccacgttgcAGGATAGTCCgtctttgctacggggagaaggtccggatgggattttataCCCAGTCCTGACGTGTGGAACCGGCACCGTATATCACATACACAAAAGAGCTGATCCTGCATTTAATGAGATGTTATTATTGAAGCGAAAGCTCCATTCCATCAAATCCATGCTTATTgaaagaatttgttttatgtgaAATTTTACAACTACACCGATTTATAAGATACATTAAAATGATCAAACAATGAATCAATTCTACTGGCCTATTAGGATTCTTTTAGTTCATCATGATTGTTGAAACGCTCACAGTAAAGCGAACCGAGCTGTCATAAAACTTAAATTTGGAAGTAACACAAAGTTATGCAAATCCCAATAAACTTCCGTCACTTTAACTAaactataaaagaaaaattaaaatttaacaacCCAACTAGTGTAGAAGGTTTCTAAAATATAATAcatgcaaaattattaaattaacttAGATTCACGTTCCTCAACGACATATTGTACTAACATGTGAATCAATTGTCaataaacttttcttttaaGAATAGAATTATTCAGCATGACTAAAATCAAACTTGTTATAAGATTAAAAGTATATTGTAATGTAGAAAAAGGTATGTTCTTTCAAATTTTGACAACCATTTATCGCAACCATTAAACTTCAATTGGCGCTCCAAAAGCAAAACTCGTGTATTTACgtctttcatttttcattcagtaaattatttattcaaaatgaaatgaatgaatcaATGACAAACTTTACACAccgtttgcttgttttatttcaataaattagcTCTTGAAACAGTATGACGAGCACAATTAGTTGCACACACTTTGACACAAAACGTGTGTTACAATCACTTTTAATCGGTTCGAACAAAAAAGACAATGATGTACGAAATAAGCAGTTGCTCTGTTTAAAACGGCGAGGTTTGTAATCTTTATAAAACAGCGACACGTTCAATTCGttccaattttccaacacAAGAATCACGTCATCGGTAATGGTTGTGTGGAACGGACGAGTTATCACCCAAATGTACAGCGTTTGTGGATGTTGCTTATGCTCGATCGAAAAAAATGGGATGTATTTATTTCGAACACAGCTGTTCTGTACTACAACATTCGACTGTAACAAAAGCGGATTAGAAGAGCTTAACGTCTTAACTAGTTCATCGACAACGGTGAAATTCAAACAGTCGATCTTAACTCTTAGTTCATTATTGCTTGCTCGGTTCGATGCATTTACTAGATGCAACTTATCGGTAGCATTCTTAATTGCAGCGTAAGATGTGAACTGAACTCCATCAAGGTAAATGTATGTTGGCAAACTTTCAAAATTTGATGATATATTCCCGGTGCTTAAAAGGCAGGAATCGATTGACAACTCCGAACTGCTGGATGCTCTGCTTGCGAACACGATAGTGCTGAAAATTAAGTATTCCAATTTCTTATATGTTTCAGCCATTTCCGAAGAGTTTGATATTAGACACTTGCCAATGACACACTGAGCTGTTTGGTTCTTTGTTGAGCGGCTATATAAGCCCTTCTGataattaaaatctttttcaaacatatttgGACATATTTCCATCCATAACTATCCATTAGCGTATCGGATTGCGTTAATGGCTTGGTAAAAGTTTCCTCGCTGTAAGTAGTAACTTGTAATGATCCATGTCAATTGTCCACATAATCACCTTTATGTTTCATACAAATGTCGCAATATGACGTAAGGTTTTTACACAACTATTACTTTGCAGTGCATAATATTCTGTTATGGAAAACGTTAAATCTAACGTTAAGGAAGATCCATTTCACACGGTCTGGGTGGGATTTATCACATAacccaccgggccgccctagATGAAGGCGTTATATGGAATTAAAGACCATCGTTATGCATCCTTTAGTAAATCATTGTTGCAAACAAGCAATAAGAATGTtagtataaatttattttaatgctaaaaTATGCAATCCCAAGCGTTTTAAAATAAGATGCTGtttagttttaaaacattttcttttattatccTCTACATGATGATTAATAGACCAAGGccattaataataaaactgTGCAGCAGATAATTATACAGCTAGAAACACATAAGCCATTGCTGctttttaatgaattaaatttaacaatcAACTCCAAATGGTACCTACAACTGCAGCAATTTCTCGGGTTAAAGAAATAGATTTTACTGAATTCATGATCCATCTTCGCGATCGTATTTTGGGTCCACTCATTTGCCGCCAGAAACATGCTAGTTCTGCTTCCATCATCCTGACGCATACTCGCATTCATATATAATGTTCCGGTCCTTCTTGTAAAATCGACTCTATAGGTTGTTCTGCGGCAGTCCAGCCACTTGTTAACTATTTGTTGCAGGTCGGGCTGAGTCGGATAAACGTCCTTGTACACTTGATCTGGATCGTCACGATCAATTGGACAGTATAATATAATGGTTAAACGACGGttttggtagaaaatgttcacattCGCGGACTGTGATTTAAAGTCTTGAGGATGGAAATCGTTAAACGGTGTGTAGATGGTATTATCGACGCGAAGATAGTTCAATTCACTATGGACATGGAATCTCATCTTAAACGGTTGTCCTCTCCAGTTGAGCAGTGTACAGGATGGTACGGTGTACGCTAAATGTCCACTTCCGAACAACGAATGAAGGCACAAAAAGAGGAACCATATGTTAGGTTCATTCATTTCGACCATTCTCGTCTGTAGTGAAGAAACGCACAGGAGCCGGGAGTTCACGCAGAGCACTGAACAGGACTAACCCTGGTGAAAGACTTTTACACGCTACAACTACAACAATTTCGAAATCGCCGTCAAAGTATGAACTCTTGCGACTACCAAATTATTCCTGACACTCAaagtattaaataaaaatgaaaaaaggttGAAAGGCAAGAAAGATCAAACAACCGAATTAAAATAAGTGATACTGAAGACTCAGTTTGTATAGAAGCGTTTGAGTTAAGAAAACAACTacattaattttgttacaGATTCTACAACACGGAAGAAATGAATATGACAAATATGGTATCTAAAAGTTACTACACTAAAAGTTCCGCATGCTTTTGCATACTTCTTCCTACTTACTAGGCCGCGTTGCTTTCGGATTGTTCAAcataacgcacacacacaatacacCGGCAggatttcaatttttctactttacttgtttttttttggtttgcttcacgtttcttttcatttggaAATAGTTTCGTCCTTTCGTCCACTTGTAGCAGGTTTCACTTGTCACTCTTAATATAAGTacttggttgtttttgttttgtctgattttatctttttgtttccttgtttttgctgtgtttAATCAGTTGcattttcactcatttttatCTCTGCCCACTGTTTTCAGCACTGCcactgttgttttggttttatatGATCTGCATGCTACCACGTTTAgtattttctttatcttttgttCTTGCAAACGCTCACTATCTTCCATCACACTCTCAGTTCACAGTTTCGCGCCTCATATCTCGGtgtatataaattaaaataaatacattcttTCATATATATAATAACACATTTAATCAACTGTTccatttgtgtgtttctgtgtgcttGCTAGTTTAACGCTCGTTCACTCAATTCTCGTTTCGCTTTTAGAACCTAACTGTTCATAATGTTTTTCGCTTTCGCTATAAGTTTCATATTCTTATCATTTATAGCGTTGTTAGATTTGAGTTTTCTACCGTTTGCTTTTTACCTACACGTGATCGAACATTTTGCAGAACGCACGCTCACTTTAAAAGGATCCGATACATCAACTATTGCAGTTTCACATCGGCCAGTTTCACTGTgggttttgataaatttagCTTCTGTTTGGATTCTGTTGTTTATTGGTATGGCTTCCGTACGGTCGGTTTGACTTAGACAGAGCTCGATCTTTGTATCAGAGCACACTGGTTTGTTGAAGAGTCTACGATATTTTTGCTCCTTTGGATGCTCACATACCGTAGAATAAAGAAGagatgcaagaagaaaaacttcCGACATGGCATCGATGGTGGCTGATGCACCAAATCTAACAAAACATTCTTCTTTCTTCAATGATATCGATGTACAGTACAATATCACCAACAATTataggtttgtttttgtgactAGAACGTTTGACACGCTGCTACATCAGGCGTGTAGTGCGTGTTTGGCATGACACGCTATGCTTACACACCTTACCATGACAAACTTTTGAACGAATGATTTggacgaatgtttttttctgtgtgaatAACATCATGAAAGGCTTCGTTCGATAGCAGAAGGTAGCAACGATTGAGATAACATTATTTTATCTAGCTTTAGAATGCATTCACCTATTAGCTTCGATCGGAAGAACAAGCGGTCAACAACACCGGTTCGAAATTTTGGTTGAAAATTGGTAACATTAACTTTGTAGtgaaatcattttcaattgTACAGCCTCAGAAAAACACTCCTACCGAGTAGTTTGCTGCGTGATGTTAGAGCTATAACACCACGCATCGAAACACCTCCTTCATGTGCTTCCAAGTCGTTCCGCAGTACGGTGTTAACagaaaaatcaattctaaacgttttgttgttttagtgGTGACTGGCTCAAATCGTTTGAATGTATGCTGGTTTAAAGATATCTCTATATAGGTTGGATTGTTTTTCTAATGCCCGCTATGCTATTTAACCATTTCACGTTCAGATTAGTATGTGTGCTGTGTGGTGTGTCCTTTGTTGCAATATAATTAATCGTTTGACTGATTGTTGTTATTAGAATGCTGTTGTGTCTGTCTGCTCATTTTATGCTGATGTCGATGATTCGTTGGCAAGTAAATAATGCGTTTCCGGTTCATTCATACGTTCGCGTTTGCTACTCATCTTTATATAGTTTGTCCTACTCATGGCAACTGATAATCCTGGCAACAtagttctgtttttgtttctttgttgtgttttgtcttCTTTAATTATAATATTCCCCTACACACACTTCACAAACAGCACCACTGGAGTTCGGTATGCATTGTATTTAGTATTatcgttattattatttttttggttatcgATCACACATTTCTAAGAAGCAGTAACtcaattcattttcatcacacaaTAACAGTTTTGGCGCAAATTTCTTTCTCtccatttttgtgtttgtgttgctaTTGTGCAACGGtagattgtgtgtgtgtgttttagtgGCATAAGATTTGGTTTTCCTGTTGTTGTTATCGATTTTCATTCTGCCAATGTTGCTTTTTGTATTCACATTACATGTgaactttacttttttttgttcatcctgGGCTAAACAGGGTGGTCCAGTTTTGTAGCTCCttattgctgttttgtttcaatcttTTGTGTTGTTCATATTACGATTTGCGCCTCCACTAAGCACAACATTTCAACATGCGTTCTCCGTGCGTTAACCACATTCATCCGTTCCATTTTCATGCTGGtcgctctgttttttttttattgttcaaacGCTTCAGATCTTCATCACCCATTGTTTCATCACGTCATCGTGTTTCATGGCCATTAACTTTTCATTTGTCCGCTCGTAACATTCCCATAGTTTTAACATAGTGATTCCTTCCTACtgtaataaaatgtttgtttgtttttttttctggtcgTCATTTCATTACGCTTTTCAAACGGACACTTTGTCGGTTGACAGGAGTATTTACTCCGGTCACTCGACGTTCTGCTGCTTTTGTATCACATGATGTTGTGATACGCAATTTTATCTCTTTTCTCTATGATTTCCTTTGCTTCACATCTCAAACAGTCGCTTGTTTGGTCCTGCCTTTATTTTGTCTGCCCTGCTAGCTATGCCTGCCCGGTCCGTACCACTGATTGTTTTCGGATCAGCAACTAAGATATTTGCACTGTTTGCCAACTGTAACTAAACGAACATGTTGCGTTTTAAAACCGCACATCATTAACTGCACACCAGCACTTGCACTTAATTCTTCTTGGTTGATCCAtctgcgcacacacacacacgcacactcgtTTGAAATGGTGAACAATTTACCTTAGCGCCCGTAAAGTAAACGCGCCTTTCATTGATGGAAGTTGTGTGGTACGTATTCCATAATATGTTTCGTTCTAAATAAATGTGTCTCATTCCTTTACCCATTTGTCACGCTACCGCTCTTAATGATTACTTTTGCATGTCTTTCTAGAGTCTCTTTCACATCACATTATAACCCCTAAtagtatgttttttgttgttgtatggtAAAGGTTGTCTAGGTTTGCGCTATGTGTTACGCGTTACTGCACTACAATCAGTTGTTGTTAGTTCGATTAAGGTTTATACTTATCGTAATGTATTACCGTACGATTTGTTTGCGATTTTCCACCGTTGAAGGACATACTACCCATCGTTGCCATGCGGCAACATGCTGCTATTTGTATGCTTCTTTATCGAAGCGATTTAGCCGCCTTGGCACTGCTGTACCCGGTGCTGTGCTGTGGTCGTGGTGTGAATTGTCGTGATGctgaaacgaagaagaaagacAAAGCGGTTTAGAATCTTCCATCACAGTCAGTGCTCCAAAACACACGGTGCCTCATACCCGGCATCACCATATTCATCGTCGGATAGACACCCGCAATTGGACGAATTTCGTTCGGAGGCGATCGGCGGCTTTGCGGCAACGTTAACGAAGGCTAAACACATGTAAcacaaacagaacagaaacgTTTCATAAGTACACAACgggacacacaaacactaccACCAATACGATTCGATTACTTACGTAGTACGCCTGGCCAATCTTGACGTAAGACATCCCGGTAGCGGCATTGATCGGGATCAGCTGCTGATGGTACGGTTCGACCGCGGCAGCAGCGGCTGCTGCAGCAACAGCCGAATTATGCATTACAGCTGCAGGCATCGCGTGCGGATGTGTCGCGGTGTGTGCACCGGTGTTCGCACCGGATCCGGAACCGGTGCCACTGCCACCGCCATTGCTTCCTACGCTGCCTCCGCGCTGTGATGGACCGTTTCCTGCACCGCCCGAATAATACGACGATTGGCCGGAATGGTGCTGCTGCCCTGCTCCAGCTGGTGCCATCGATTGACCTCCACCCGGATGATAGTAATGTGTCGTACCACCAgcccctcctcctcctccaccgccACCTCCACCGGGACCACCGTGAGTTTGTTGCTGAACACCGGGCGGCATCGGTTGGTTTCCACCGTGATGGGGATGATGGTGTTGCGCGTGCGGATGcgccggatgatgatgatggtgcagtGTACCGTGCTGAGATGGTTGGCCACCGGCCGACACGACCGGATGGTTGCTACCGTGATGATGCGAGGTCGGTGTCGACGGATGATTGTTACCACCGTGGCCACCGTGGTGATGTGTAGCTGCGGCATGATGCGGCGGTCCCATGGGATGATGCGATTGAGATGCACCGTGCTCGTGCACAGACGACGACGTAATACTGTTCGGTGAGCCATTGCTTTCGTTCGAATTTGTGCTGGGCGTGTTACGGTTGTTCACCCCACCGtaactgttgctgttgtagCTGCGCTTCAGATCGAGATTGGGCGGTTTCGAGGAGCGATTCAGACGCGTCTTATCGCCCGCCATTCCCGTGCTCGGTGCGGCCGCACCCGGTACGACCATGCTCGGCAGCGTCGGTATCAGTGGTGGCTTGCTGGAGGAGTTGCTGTTCGCGTTGGTTACGTTTTGCGGCGCGGTACCATCGTGGCGATTACCCTTACCCGACGGAGGCGGTCCCAGGATCAGTGGACCGTTCTGGTTTTGGTTATTGTTCCCTGTATTGTTCTGTGCGTAGCTTCCCTTCATGCCACCTCCACCGGGCGGTTGATAGCTGCCACTTCCCGCATTGCTGTTCGGCGTCATCTGTCGGCCACCGTTCGCGGACGCATTGTAGCTAAAGTAGCTTCCACCGTTTGCACCGGAGTTTGCATTGGGTTGTCGCGGTTTGCTACCCTGGTAACCTCCATTTCCCGCTTTGCGTTCATCCGACGCACCATAATGATGATGCCCACCGGCATATCCTCCACCTCCGGTTACGCTCGGCATAATGGGAGGTGTAGGAAAGAGCGGCATGCCTTTATGCGTTGCACCGGGAACACCACCGTGATGCGATGGCATAGACATTGGCAGGGAAAGCGGTGTACTGGGCGTCGACTGTGGTGTCGGTGCGTTTGTCGCACAGTTGGTACTGTGGTTGCCACCACTgtggctgctgttgctactgctactactgctgctgctgttaccGCCTCCATTCGATGGTCCATTCACGCTGGAATAGTGACCACTGCTGCCGCCCTGCtggtgatgctgatgatggtggtactgtgaatgatgctgatggtgcCCATTACCACCGGACAGTGGTGTCGATTCACCACCGTGCGTACCGCCGGTAGAAGAAGCGGGATGATGCTGTGCTCCACCGGATGGCGGATGCGGATGGAATGATGCGGCAGTGGGTACCAGCGTGCCGGCAGTGGCCGCAACCGAATGAGGATGTGTCGCCATCGGGCTTGCAAATGGAAGCATGTTGGGGTACAGTGGTTGCGGGAAGGCGGCGTACATCGgcgcaccagcagcagcggcggcGGCAGCGGCAGCCGATGACGAATCGGGCAGTGGTACGGAAATATTGGCGGTGAACGGTGATATCGGAACCGGTGTTACCGAGGCACTGTGCGTGGCGCCACCTTGCGATTGACCGTGCCCACTGTTGGGAGGAGTCGTGTTGCGCTTGCCGGAAATAGGCGCACCCGACGAATTGTTGCCGGTGCTCGGTGTTGATGCGGTGGTTGTGATAATTCCACCATTGGTAGGAGTTTGCGGTATCGGAGGCTGCATTAGTATTGACGCACCGCCCACCGTTGATGGTACGGGCGTCTGAGGAACGTAGTAAGTGATTGGTTGATTCCAGTAGTTTTGGTACGCAGCccctgtaaagaaaaaaagattttaatgAATCATATTCTAACTTCTAAAGCATCGAAAGCATCCGAGATCCTTACCATTAAACGGATATCCTATTCCGATCGGGTAGCTAATGGGATACTGTGAAAGCTGACCGGCTGCTGCAGCGGCGGCCGCTTGTGCCGCGGGGAATTGGTCGGACGAATACATCACCGGATTTTGGTACAGTGGCGCACCAGTATAGGCAGCGGCAGCtgcagccgcagcagcagccgcactCTGTGTGTACGCGATCGGATGCAATACTGTCGAAGTCGCACCGGCCGGAGCCGAGTAGATGGAAGCGCCCGGTGTTGAACAGAGGCTCGCTTCACGCTGTTGCTGCGGATCGTACACTGGCACAAAGTACCCACCGGACATTTCGGTTGGATCCATTGCCGTGGGATATGTGTAGACCAGCGAGGATGGTACGGCATAAATGGCACCGTCCGGCTAAAAAGTAGGAAGAACATTGCagtgttaaattaaaaaagggaaacatatAAAAGCGAAAGTCATGCTTACCGCGGTCTGATATGTCGTCGTTGACAGGCCTGGCGTACCGGTTGCGTATACGGTAGCACCCGGATGACCACTACCTCCACCATCGTACGTGACGGTATAAGCGCTAACACCGCCACCACCGACACCACTACCACCGTTCGGTGTTGTGGTGGTGCTCGCATAACTGGTCAAAGGTACTACCGTCTGTACCACGTTAGCTACCTTAACCATGTCATTTTTCTTGTCCACCTCCTCCTGTCCACCGTCGGTCGGAGTTTCGCTACGATCCTCGTCATCGTCTTCGCCGGCATCCAGCGTGCTGCTACTACTGACAGGATCGTGTACGTGCAACAATTGTACAGCAGCACCGAGAGCCGGATTGTTGTGGTCGGGTTTGTCCAGCGCGTCCAGCCTATCGCCGAGATCGTCTTGCTCCTCTCCCGTCACTTCCACCACTTCGTCGATCAAGGATCGATCATTATCCAGCAGTGCAGAGTTGGCAGTATGCATGAGTGTTCCACTTTCGTGCTGATTGGTACCGTATTGTATCTGccaaggaaggaaggaaaacaagaaTTACCACATATCCGTAGCAGAAAATTTGGAACAGATTGTACATACTTCATTCATATCGATTGGCTGCAGTTCGCTTGCCTGCAGCATAGGACTAGTGGCTTGATGTTTCTGTAACTTCAACCCACCAAGCTCGTTTGTCGTTTGTGAGATTTCTTCGCAGAGGCTTGAGTTttctgcaccaaaaaaaaaacagacaaaaagtTACATAAAcgctttgtttttcaaaaccaaaccatACTTACCATCCATATCTGGATTATCTTTAACGCTTAGTAATTTTAGGCCGCCAGAGTTGACACCCACATCGTAGCATCCGAGCTCGTTGACCACCTCCTCCGCGATGGTGGTCGGTGTCGTTGTCGCTGTCGTTGATACCACCGTCATGATGGTCGTGATGGCACCGGTACCGCACTCACCGACGGTAGGAATTGCCGTCTGTTGTCCACATTCGACCGTCTTTCCTAGCGACGGCCCATCTGTAGCGCTTTCGAGCGAACTGCTACTATTGAGATTGTTCTTACTGTTGAATGACTTTTGCTTTTCAAACCTTCGCTTCGACATTTTGCCACTTGGTGGCCACGGACCGCCCGCAGCCGGTGGTAGATTGGATGGGTCGAAATGATACAGCGAGCTGTGACAAAATATTACACATTAACACATTAGCAGTAAATCACACCAGCAATATCTTCCTTCTTGCGGCGATACTTACCCGTCCTGGTTAACAATCGGCTGAAACGTCTGGGGATCAATCAGTACACTTCCCTTCGGCACACTGGCCATGTCGGTGACGGCCCACATGACGCCGCACGTAGCCGACGGTGATGG
The DNA window shown above is from Anopheles funestus chromosome 3RL, idAnoFuneDA-416_04, whole genome shotgun sequence and carries:
- the LOC125770070 gene encoding protein encore-like isoform X5, coding for MKIAGGKGKHLTRSHAMRESTSPPRTPTPRSPSDTHNSNPISSTGSGSTGGISNTTTATTTIASSNSSSSSSGIALSNGPQGQPERSSGAASTMSDAESLAKHNSAGPGGGGGGTGGGTSGNSSPNIVLFAGGEDQQRNGKSQLDLDFPKLTPPKTSFNPNAGSNGAHHPHSQKGNSVKSNGTATHHARANGSAPGGEPDKSAPLTTTAGATFSVATGGSNNAKQTTPSQQGVTSTVSPNGTDTPDGGGTTRGGGGMLASQSPSNHNLVPVSGSGNVSAATCDTTAVGGDPSMAGAVGKALSTHTAPAQSAANSNFCDNDGRHGSYQHQHQRDVSFSDNEGAGGGPTTNVDGQINIQFSHETETRYIQCDSPTDSLMRSGSNAGGTGTGPTTTPPSGGGKKRSGASGKGGNKATRLKHLSGGSSSSVDGGGGGGTGGGGGGGNGGCGGGMASFMSRDSLCDPFTDQSGVNLLQFFKETLNKNFKDRNMLMKIEKELLSLAMDRSRSQMKFPPMSSYNRMLIHRVAAYFGMEHNVDATQQCVIAEVTPATRIPDIRFKNLISDSFSEEPRKSILKRDTHSFDEYHRFGSGAGGGGGGGGGGGGGSGSGLLHCPDRGMLDRKAKSFEEREEEYEKSKRRLFKNREHDSESDQWQWISTDGGGVAGGGAGVGTTLVDLNAARHQHKLQNNRLLKVQSVSIEGRSEERPCVSKSHSFGGYGGSSQNASLLRGDSITSTKSAGARLFTKQDSNASTNTPWRLSPSSSGSYLTSSYKTQSIRSDSVTPSPTGYGSGDHTPEPCVPSPSATCGVMWAVTDMASVPKGSVLIDPQTFQPIVNQDGSLYHFDPSNLPPAAGGPWPPSGKMSKRRFEKQKSFNSKNNLNSSSSLESATDGPSLGKTVECGQQTAIPTVGECGTGAITTIMTVVSTTATTTPTTIAEEVVNELGCYDVGVNSGGLKLLSVKDNPDMDENSSLCEEISQTTNELGGLKLQKHQATSPMLQASELQPIDMNEIQYGTNQHESGTLMHTANSALLDNDRSLIDEVVEVTGEEQDDLGDRLDALDKPDHNNPALGAAVQLLHVHDPVSSSSTLDAGEDDDEDRSETPTDGGQEEVDKKNDMVKVANVVQTVVPLTSYASTTTTPNGGSGVGGGGVSAYTVTYDGGGSGHPGATVYATGTPGLSTTTYQTAPDGAIYAVPSSLVYTYPTAMDPTEMSGGYFVPVYDPQQQREASLCSTPGASIYSAPAGATSTVLHPIAYTQSAAAAAAAAAAAYTGAPLYQNPVMYSSDQFPAAQAAAAAAAGQLSQYPISYPIGIGYPFNGAAYQNYWNQPITYYVPQTPVPSTVGGASILMQPPIPQTPTNGGIITTTASTPSTGNNSSGAPISGKRNTTPPNSGHGQSQGGATHSASVTPVPISPFTANISVPLPDSSSAAAAAAAAAGAPMYAAFPQPLYPNMLPFASPMATHPHSVAATAGTLVPTAASFHPHPPSGGAQHHPASSTGGTHGGESTPLSGGNGHHQHHSQYHHHQHHQQGGSSGHYSSVNGPSNGGGNSSSSSSSSNSSHSGGNHSTNCATNAPTPQSTPSTPLSLPMSMPSHHGGVPGATHKGMPLFPTPPIMPSVTGGGGYAGGHHHYGASDERKAGNGGYQGSKPRQPNANSGANGGSYFSYNASANGGRQMTPNSNAGSGSYQPPGGGGMKGSYAQNNTGNNNQNQNGPLILGPPPSGKGNRHDGTAPQNVTNANSNSSSKPPLIPTLPSMVVPGAAAPSTGMAGDKTRLNRSSKPPNLDLKRSYNSNSYGGVNNRNTPSTNSNESNGSPNSITSSSVHEHGASQSHHPMGPPHHAAATHHHGGHGGNNHPSTPTSHHHGSNHPVVSAGGQPSQHGTLHHHHHPAHPHAQHHHPHHGGNQPMPPGVQQQTHGGPGGGGGGGGGGAGGTTHYYHPGGGQSMAPAGAGQQHHSGQSSYYSGGAGNGPSQRGGSVGSNGGGSGTGSGSGANTGAHTATHPHAMPAAVMHNSAVAAAAAAAAVEPYHQQLIPINAATGMSYVKIGQAYYPSLTLPQSRRSPPNEIRPIAGVYPTMNMVMPASRQFTPRPQHSTGYSSAKAAKSLR